In Elaeis guineensis isolate ETL-2024a chromosome 1, EG11, whole genome shotgun sequence, a genomic segment contains:
- the LOC105038774 gene encoding probable E3 ubiquitin-protein ligase XERICO: MGLYSMPSPAEAGLPFALLANALLPIVLLMGGVRWAILKVMGFDGGEDGQEETLETSMVSSAGVGARVTRFKYLRQKDGGVGDCSVCLHGFEEEEEVSEVLACRHFFHRACLDRWLGLFHSTCPLCRSML, from the coding sequence ATGGGGCTATATAGCATGCCAAGCCCAGCAGAGGCTGGCCTTCCTTTTGCTCTACTGGCAAATGCTTTGCTTCCAATAGTACTGCTGATGGGTGGGGTGAGATGGGCCATTCTTAAAGTGATGGGATTTGATGGTGGTGAGGATGGGCAAGAGGAGACCTTGGAGACAAGCATGGTGAGCAGTGCAGGAGTTGGAGCCCGTGTGACCCGGTTTAAGTATTTGAGGCAGAAGGATGGTGGAGTTGGGGATTGCTCTGTGTGCCTCCATGGGtttgaagaggaggaagaggtcaGTGAGGTGTTAGCTTGCAGGCACTTCTTCCACAGGGCTTGTTTGGACCGCTGGTTGGGTCTCTTTCACTCCACCTGCCCACTCTGTAGATCTATGCTTTAA